A window of the Cicer arietinum cultivar CDC Frontier isolate Library 1 chromosome 6, Cicar.CDCFrontier_v2.0, whole genome shotgun sequence genome harbors these coding sequences:
- the LOC101508008 gene encoding uncharacterized protein — protein sequence MNDGVYMDGFCHWSGIDSFHSLSKVGPCLVSFDLCNEVFLTTPLPSYMVDHYYLLRMVLLNGSIALIIYDELTAFHIRILGELGVKESWDNVFIVKPLPCAQHLIGVGEKGGIFLRKNDDELVW from the coding sequence ATGAATGATGGAGTGTACATGGATGGATTTTGTCATTGGTCGGGTATAGATAGTTTCCATAGTCTTAGTAAGGTTGGGCCGTGTTTGGTATCATTTGACTTGTGCAATGAAGTGTTCCTTACAACACCTCTTCCCTCATACATGGTTGACCATTATTATCTTTTGCGCATGGTGTTGTTAAATGGATCCATTGCTCTCATAATATATGATGAATTGACTGCTTTTCACATTAGAATATTGGGTGAACTCGGTGTGAAGGAATCGTGGGATAATGTCTTCATTGTCAAGCCCTTACCTTGCGCTCAACATCTTATTGGAGTAGGAGAGAAAGGCGGTATATTCTTGAGaaaaaatgatgatgaactAGTATGGTAA
- the LOC101507682 gene encoding uncharacterized protein, with the protein MDQREEAAVATIGLTEFRRQDPPKFKGEYDPDKADIWLQEIEKIFDILHCPDKMKVEYVAYLLIGEAEYWWQGARQITEGNHEDMTWEVFKRRFLDKYFPKSARAGKEDQFLRLYQGSLTASEYATKFESLAKHFRYFRNQMDEEYMCERFESELMYEIKECVGPLDIHQYQVLVEKCKKVEIMKRGRLNRGVIGGPARPQKPSHLAKYFQEKDTYDNKEVVNNKDVARRTTRGHVYHISGEEAPSSLELIQGECLIARKILGVIYDYGATHSFISLDWVDSLQLDVTTLPFMLNHQQTEVFFEGRSSKTCVSQPISMTPEVVVDGIPLVKYFSQVFQPDVLGLPSTCDVEFSIDVIPYA; encoded by the exons ATGGACCAGAGGGAGGAAGCAGCGGTTGCTACAATAGGACTGACTGAATTTCGTCGACAAGATCCGCCAAAATTTAAAGGGGAGTATGACCCTGACAAGGCTGACATCTGGCTGCAGGAGATTGAGAAGATATTTGACATCCTACACTGCCCCGATAAAATGAAAGTGGAGTATGTCGCCTACTTATTGATTGGTGAAGCTGAATACTGGTGGCAGGGGGCGAGACAAATAACGGAAGGAAACCACGAAGATATGACTTGGGAAGTCTTCAAGAGAAGGTTTTTGGACAAATATTTTCCGAAGAGTGCTAGGGCTGGGAAAGAAGACCAATTCTTGAGACTATATCAAGGAAGTCTCACGGCGTCCGAGTATGCGACAAAGTTTGAGTCCCTAGCAAAACATTTCCGCTACTTCCGTAACCAAATGGATGAAGAGTACATGTGCGAGAGGTTTGAAAGCGAACTCATGTATGAGATTAAGGAGTGTGTGGGACCCCTAGATATACATCAGTATCAAGTGCTGGTGGAGAAATGCAAAAAGGTGGAGATCATGAAACGGGGCCGCCTGAATAGAGGTGTTATTGGTGGACCAGCGAGACCTCAG AAACCAAGCCATCTTGCAAAATATTTTCAAGAGAAGGACACTTATGATAATAAGGAGGTTGTCAACAACAAGGATGTTGCACGCCGTACTACTCGAGGACATGTTTATCATATTAGTGGAGAAGAAGCACCATCTTCCTTAGAACTTATTCAGGGTGAGTGTTTAATTGCTAGAAAGATACTTGGTGTGATATATGATTATGGAGCAACACACTCGTTCATTTCATTAGATTGGGTGGATTCGCTCCAACTAGATGTCACTACCTTACCATTTATGCTGAACCA CCAACAGACTGAAGTTTTCTTTGAAGGGAGGAGTTCAAAAACATGTGTTTCTCAACCCATCAGTATGACTCCAGAGGTTGTTGTCGATGGGATCCCATTGGTGAAATATTTCTCTCAAGTTTTCCAACCTGACGTACTAGGACTACCCTCAACCTGTGACGTCGAATTTTCTATCGATGTTATTCCATATGCTTGA